ACAGCACAATGCTAAAATGAATTTAATTAGGTGCCTCTACGTAAATCGAGTAAAGCGTTGAAacatataaatgttaaaaacaGTTAAAATCTTGGTAGTTCCTAAGCAGCGACTGGATGGACTGTGCGCTAAAATCGAGTTCCTTGAAATAAGAGTCCTTCTTAACTTTGCGATAAACCAGAAAAACTGTTAACTGGCCTGAAAAATAGGACGAGACGGTGTTCTAAAGAATAACGCCTCTAAAGCTAATAGAGGAATACTAAtactaaacaattattggatgaagTTGAGtgtgatatcatgaattatcaaaactgaggtctgtgttatctgccgaagccgaagggtGAGGCAGacaacacagacacgaggttttgataattcatgatatcatgcgaaaaccgaattcaataattgttttattatacatttgtcacataattcatcctaaGAAGCAGAAGCGAAGCGatcagccattttgtttatgAGGAGAaaactccaaggggcttagtaactaggcagacgttgaacttgacatgataaatgcaatatctgcagcagatattgcatttatcgtgtcaagttcacaagctattgtgaattgattgaatgctctcgaccaatcagatttttcatagtgagtctgatgtataataataacaatacgtACAAATCGATGATTAAATTACAAATGGATCGAACGGCTTGCCTCCAGTAATAACTTGTTCAGAAAGCTGGgccatttttttgttaaaagaaaCTAGTTTATTTGTCGTAATCGCAATGTATTTTTCTAATTCATTTTGTTTCGTCTACGAGGGTAACAAGATGAAATGGGGTCTTTTTTCATCATTTATTCTACCAAAGGTAGCCCAAGCTCCTTTGGGAACCGTCAACTTGACGTTGCGTAACAGCGTTATTGTAAGAGTTTGTATGGCACCGGATTATAACTATCGTACAAAATAGTTCAAAGTAAgggaaaaaataatgaaatcgACTAACCTGTCCTGTTGTTTGTAtaacttgtgttttttttcttggtttcgGAGTGATGACGGGTAGGGCACTCGACATTTTGACAGTTTCCGATTTGTATACTGTCCATTTTTTTCACCTGTAAACAACGTTTTTAAGCTTTCATCGAAGACAGAAGAGAAACTCGGAATCTTTAAGTTTAggcggccatgtttgtttacttcTCGTAACGCATGCTGTCGCGCGAGAAATTGCGcgaaatttaaattaattttgtttatcaCTTAGCGCCTCCGTAGAGCAGTAGGAAGGCTTAAGGGAATCTCAGACAGGAAAATCGCCCCAATTACTGCAGGTATTTATGTTTCGTGTGGCATGTTGTATTAGTTTGTTCTTCTCAAACTTTCGATTGCTTTAAGTTGACTGTGGCTACCTCTAAATTCGAATGATTATCGCTTCAATTGTCTATTATGAGATTAtcataaaattgtcaaaatgtGGATTAGGTATTAGTTGAGGAACCTATTTATTGTTGCTTCAACCATTTGCCATGCTTGGCGTTCCATAGCAAGCCTTTATGGTAAGAACGGGGTAACCTTCGGGGTAAGCTCTGCACGTCATGGACAAGATACTAGGAATTTATTTTACCTAAGTTTTAGGCTGCATGGGTAAAGATGCGTTGCAGTGCTATTGAATGCGGTATATTTACGTGCTCCCCATAGATAGATAAAACAAAATCAGACAATAAAACATTCTCTTTCTTTCAACAGGAGAGAGCGTTGAAAATCATGGAGGAGATGAATGTGCGAGAACGTACTTTAACTGTGAATAAGAGCCGTTCGTGTCGGGACATCCCATGCTGTCTGATATTCGTTCTTTTCTGGGCTGGAATGGTTACTATAGCAAGTGTAGCTCTTCAACGGGGAGACCCCCTTCGCTTGTACCACGGTTTTGACTCGTATGGAAACGTGTGCGGGAGAAAGGAAAACCCAAACATTCCTAACGTGACCTTGTCAGGCATGGACATGAGCGACCGGCCGTACCTTTTGTATTTTGACCTAACAAAGACAAAACTGGGAAAATTATTTGTAAATCCCTTGTTAAATAAAGTGAGCCCTGAAGTGCGGGAAGAGTTTAAGTCATCCTTGGCCAACGATGATTTCCAAATTAATGAGGATAGATTAGCACTCATGATCTGTGTTAAACGCTGTCCGGATCGCTTCATGCTCACAGCCGAGCAATTCAGAAAGTATATGGAAGAAACAGGAGCCAGCGTTTGCACCTACAACACGGTAATCACTGCGAAAACGGAGCAAGACACGCTACTGGGATCCTGTCCGCCCTTTGTTCTACCAACCACGCCTATGCTGAACCGATGTGTCCCACTGCTTGGTGTAGCTAGTAAGAAACTCAAGGTTGTGGGTGATCTTCTAAAGAGGATTGACACAGAAATTTTTGGATTTTCAAGGAAAATGATCTCTGATGTTCACAACAGTTGGAAACATCTAGTGATAATTTCCCTTCTCGCGTTTGTGCTCAGTTTTTTCATGATGCTGTGCTTGGGATTGGTAGCTCAGATAACAACCTATGTCATTGGCCTAGTAATGCTGTGCGCATCTATTTTTTTCACCTGTTGGATGTGGTACGTGTACTATGTCGAACGGACCAACAGTACTGACATCTCTGTCGAGCTTGGACTTCCATCTTACGAAGGCAGTGAAAACACATTGCTGACGATAGCAATTATTACAACTTGTGTTGCTTCTATTATCATTTGCATGATTTTATTCCTGCGTAAGTCCATCGCTCTGATGGTGGCATTCTTCAAGGAAGTAGGAGTTGCTATGGCAACTATACCATCCATGCTTGTGGTGCCACCTTTATCTTTGGTCTGTATCCTTGGTTTGGTGTGTGCTTGGCTTATTATTTCAACATATATCTACACTGCTTCAAAACCAGTTGCTACCGCTTTCGGTACTGCAGTCTACACTCAACCGCCCTACACAACATACGTATGGGTTTACTACGTCATTGGCCTATTCTGGGGAGTACAGTTTCTCCTTGCTGCGCTAGAAATGACCTTAGCTGGAGCCTTTGCCGATTACTATGCGGTCGATGAAGAAGCAATGCTATCCCTTCCACTGTTGAAATCATTCTGGCGTATGATCCGTTACCATCTGGGATCTTTAGCGTTTGGATCGTTGATCTTAGCAATTGCAAAACTCTTAAGGTACATTATCAAGCTCATCACCAGAGAGGCACAAAGGAACTCAAACCATTCTTTAGTCGCTAAGTTCATTAGCAAGTGTTTCCGATGTTGCATTTGGTGCTTGGAGAAATTCTTAAACTTTTTCAACCGTAACGTCTATATCCAGATTGCTGCACAAGGAGACTCTTTCTGCAGTGCAACAAAGAACGTATTCAACATCTTACGACAAAATCCAACACACTTTATCGTGATCAGCTCTATCGGCagattctttctttttcttgcaaaGCTGGTTGTTGTCATTCTCAGCTTTGTGGCTGGGTATTACTTTTTGCGATTGTTCCACTGCGATCACATATACGAGATAACTGTTCCGGTGGTGATAGGTAGTGTTATCGCTTACGTTATTGCCTATGTTTTCTTCTATGTGTTCAAAATTGGCGTGGATACGTTTGTTGTATGTTACTGTTTCGAGAAGAGCTTCAGCAATCAGATGAACGGTGAGGCAAGCAAAGAAATGCAGATGATAAGGAAAGCAATATCAAAAAATAAGGTATGTTGATTAAGTTAAttatatgaattttttttctccttccctTGTTTCCATGATTATGACTATGAAGCTGTAACTGTGGCAGCTTTTTAGGTCAACAATCGAGTTTTGCAATTGTTTACCAGAGCGCTGCAAGAAATCGAAACCAGGCCAGTCGTTGTTGGGATAGATTTTGGCCACGCAGAGTGGCCGATTTATTGATTAAAGTTAATATGAAATACATTATTGGAAGTGCCTATATCATGAATACATAATATAAATGAGCCTGCATGGAGGAAGGGAGGAGGGTTGActccctgggggggggggggggggaagagagGGGGGCACTCCCTTATTTGGGCTATTCGCGGACGTGCCGCTGGACAGGGTATGATTTTTTTTACCTCGCTGTCCTCAACAGGGTACGCAATTTGACTTGCCTCTGCCCTAAATAGTTTGAGGACCTGTCCTGAACAGGGTATGGTATTACGAGCCGAGAGACTTTAACCCAGAATACGGGCATAGCTTGATGGTTGTTCAAGTGCAGAGACCCAACAACCGGGCGTTAGACGCATCGTGCCTCATTTCTCCGATTTAAAGGCTTATCAAACAATGTAAATACCTGTAGAACTAGACAATGTATTTTGTCACTTGTCCTAAACAGGGTCTTGAAACGGAGGCTGTTGGCCTTACACCGGGTGGCGTTTTTAGAATATTTTTGTCCTAAACAGGGTCAGGATTTCAAACCCTCGGCGGCACCCCTATACCCAAACATGGGTTAAGTACTTCGCTGAGTACTTCGCTGAGTTTGTCATGTCTGGATATAGAGAGGACGAACTCGAGAAACATGGCTCGTCTTTTACCGATCGCTGAAAGCGGGGATAAGTTATTTTCCAGTGAAACTCGTTACTacaacaatgatattaaatGTAAGGAGAAAAGATCCGAgacccagatgggattcgaacccacgaccttccgtgatctagtcggatgctctaaccactgagctactggagactctatggtgagcaagggtcattTGTTGGACttgactggaaccgcatcgcgcggctacacagccaagtaatGACAAGCACATGtgaaaactcactaacagcatcacGCTGTCACATTGTAGCATATCTAGATGCtagccaaccaacctccaaagtgagtatattaaagaaacaacaacaacaatgatattaaatGTAAGGAGAAAAAAATCCGAGACCCAGAtggggtcgtgggttcgaatcccatctgagTCTCGGATTTTTTCTCCTTACatttaatatcattgttgttgttgcttctttaatagcggagctccccCATAGGCATCAtgggaaagaaaaggaaacccaTGAGTTGATTTTCTCATGGTTATCATGGCTAGCGGTATTGCTCGTGGGCGCGTAcgcacgacgacgacgacggagTCGcgcaacatggcggccatgctCCAATAGGTTGACAAGACATGGCTCGATTTGTAGCTGAAAAATGCCTTTTTTTGCgggatttttaaagaaaaaaatttttaatAGCGGAGGTTGATCTAATCTTTTTAAGACAGAGTTGTACTGAAGGAAGAATTCAAGATAGCGACAGGAAGCAAGAATTCGACAGGCAAAGAAGCAGAAAGAGGTTgcgaagaagaaagaaagagaagcGAAAGAGTGCGGCCAGCACTGGGGAAGGAGGCGAAACATAGCGACTCAAGGGCTAAAGAAAGAATGTGATAATACTGAACAATGCCTTGGAGCAAAGCTAACGTGGGCTACTCCACAAAGGATGCTAAATACCTGACAAATTGGCTcataattgtaaaattaaacgagacttacctgta
Above is a window of Montipora capricornis isolate CH-2021 chromosome 6, ASM3666992v2, whole genome shotgun sequence DNA encoding:
- the LOC138051899 gene encoding choline transporter-like protein 1 isoform X2, which gives rise to MEEMNVRERTLTVNKSRSCRDIPCCLIFVLFWAGMVTIASVALQRGDPLRLYHGFDSYGNVCGRKENPNIPNVTLSGMDMSDRPYLLYFDLTKTKLGKLFVNPLLNKVSPEVREEFKSSLANDDFQINEDRLALMICVKRCPDRFMLTAEQFRKYMEETGASVCTYNTVITAKTEQDTLLGSCPPFVLPTTPMLNRCVPLLGVASKKLKVVGDLLKRIDTEIFGFSRKMISDVHNSWKHLVIISLLAFVLSFFMMLCLGLVAQITTYVIGLVMLCASIFFTCWMWYVYYVERTNSTDISVELGLPSYEGSENTLLTIAIITTCVASIIICMILFLRKSIALMVAFFKEVGVAMATIPSMLVVPPLSLVCILGLVCAWLIISTYIYTASKPVATAFGTAVYTQPPYTTYVWVYYVIGLFWGVQFLLAALEMTLAGAFADYYAVDEEAMLSLPLLKSFWRMIRYHLGSLAFGSLILAIAKLLRYIIKLITREAQRNSNHSLVAKFISKCFRCCIWCLEKFLNFFNRNVYIQIAAQGDSFCSATKNVFNILRQNPTHFIVISSIGRFFLFLAKLVVVILSFVAGYYFLRLFHCDHIYEITVPVVIGSVIAYVIAYVFFYVFKIGVDTFVVCYCFEKSFSNQMNGEASKEMQMIRKAISKNKTELY
- the LOC138051899 gene encoding choline transporter-like protein 1 isoform X1, yielding MEEMNVRERTLTVNKSRSCRDIPCCLIFVLFWAGMVTIASVALQRGDPLRLYHGFDSYGNVCGRKENPNIPNVTLSGMDMSDRPYLLYFDLTKTKLGKLFVNPLLNKVSPEVREEFKSSLANDDFQINEDRLALMICVKRCPDRFMLTAEQFRKYMEETGASVCTYNTVITAKTEQDTLLGSCPPFVLPTTPMLNRCVPLLGVASKKLKVVGDLLKRIDTEIFGFSRKMISDVHNSWKHLVIISLLAFVLSFFMMLCLGLVAQITTYVIGLVMLCASIFFTCWMWYVYYVERTNSTDISVELGLPSYEGSENTLLTIAIITTCVASIIICMILFLRKSIALMVAFFKEVGVAMATIPSMLVVPPLSLVCILGLVCAWLIISTYIYTASKPVATAFGTAVYTQPPYTTYVWVYYVIGLFWGVQFLLAALEMTLAGAFADYYAVDEEAMLSLPLLKSFWRMIRYHLGSLAFGSLILAIAKLLRYIIKLITREAQRNSNHSLVAKFISKCFRCCIWCLEKFLNFFNRNVYIQIAAQGDSFCSATKNVFNILRQNPTHFIVISSIGRFFLFLAKLVVVILSFVAGYYFLRLFHCDHIYEITVPVVIGSVIAYVIAYVFFYVFKIGVDTFVVCYCFEKSFSNQMNGEASKEMQMIRKAISKNKSCTEGRIQDSDRKQEFDRQRSRKRLRRRKKEKRKSAASTGEGGET